From Panthera tigris isolate Pti1 chromosome B4, P.tigris_Pti1_mat1.1, whole genome shotgun sequence:
AGTTTCAGATACTTGTGTATCGCATGTCCTAGGACAGTGATTTCGGACAGAGGAAGCAAATGAGGTGACCCTGTGATTGCCCCAGCTTACGATCTTCAGAGCTCCCGGGCCAGGGAGCAGAAAGGGAGGCCAGTGGTCTACAGAATTGAGGAGACACACCTGGTGGCAGCGTAAGGACAAGGTGGATGGCATTCACAGGGCAGAGGACTGGGGGAGAGCACAGGACAAGAAGGGTctgcagagacacacacacccccccccccggagttGTGTCATGAATGCATGCCTGGGAAAGAAGCCCTGGAAAGCAGAGAGGAAGCCcgaacccacccccacccttcccccagtGCCGGAACGACTGGTTCCCAAAGCCAGAGAATTCACAGGGCGACAGGTAGAGTCCTCAGAGGGTGTTGCCTGCGGGTGGGCAGAGTCTAGCCCTACACTGCCTGCCAGCCCCACCCATCCACGGGCCCAGCGGAGAGTGGCCCTCCAAGCAGTGCAGCCACATCCCACAGCCAAGGTCAAGGAGAGTTGCGGGAGTACATATACACGAGGTGTAAAATTCACAACATCTGGTATCtaatccagaaataaactgaaaaacactaTCCATAATAAggaatttcaggggcgcctgggtgcctcatttggttgagcgtccaacttcagctcaggtcatgatctcacggtttgtaggttcgaaGCTCCACGTTGGGTTGCCCTGATAacacgcagagcctgcttcagattctctgtccccaccctctctctgccctttcccagcttgtgctctttaaaaaaaaaaaaaaaatatttttttaaggacttaacattgctgctttatttattttaatatgaaatttattgtcaaattggtttccataccaaaaaaaaattttttttttaaattccatgagtTGAAATCgactaaagaaaataatagtagtATGCCAGGCCTAATAATGCAGGAGCGTGAAGGATGCCACGAATTCCATCTGGGAGCGTCTTTGAGCTTGCCGAGTAGACACCATTAACAAAGCTCACCCTCCTAAGTTGAAAAATTTATGGACAAGAAATTATCATTGAGATTAAATGGTGGCAGGCATGTCCAGGGAATATTGCGGGGGTTCAGTCCCTTCATGAATCTTGGGAAAGATGGACGTGTGGAGATGGTAACTAGTGGGCGACAGAACGACATTGGAATGGTGGTAATTCCAGGAAATTGTGTCATCCTGTTAGAAGCCTTGGAATGAGCATTGTTAACAACGGGTGTGTTATGGAAGAAACCAGTGGCTTCCACATGTCCCCTCTCGATAGCTCCCACTATATAAACATTTTCCTACTATATAAAAATCAGGTTGTGCATTTTCATATTGAACTTTCTTGTTAAGTAAACTTCTGTAATAGTCAAAAAAGTAATAACAGTGGTAGTAATTAGCAGACATGGACGttaaaacagttattataatTATACTCCGTATGCTCCACATTCAGTGGagatataaacaataaaagataaatttctagagACAAAAACTCAAGGTCTTAAGATGAAAAGTATATCAGACAACTAACAGACTAGAGACTACAGTCATAAATATTAGTGAATTTGAACACGGATAGAAACTCAGCAAAgcaaggggcgcttgggtggctcggtcggttgggcagccgacttcggctcaggtcatgatgtcacagtccgtgagttctagccccgcgtcgggctctgtgctgacagctcagagcctggagcctgcttcatattctgtgtctccctctctctgaccctcccctgttcatgctctgtctctccctgtctcaaaaataaataaacgttaaaaaaaaaaaaagccttaaaaaagaaactcagCAAAGCGAAACAATAaagaagaatcttaaaaaaaaaaaaaaaaaatccaaaaaagcaTCAGTGAGCTGTGGGACAAGTACCCACAGCCTTGCATCCACACAATTAGAGTCCCAGAGAGGGGAGTGtaagaaatactagaaaaaacAGTGGAAACTTTCCTGATtcgatgaaaactataaacctacATACATATCCAGGAAATTTAACAGATCTGAAGTACAAGAAATCTGGAGAAAACTGCACCAAGACACATGACAATCAAATGCCTGAAAGTTGCTTAGAAAGAACTTCTAAACCTTAGAAACAAAGTCTCATTATAAGCAGGGGAGCAGAAAAAGGAACGGCAGCAGATTTCCTGTTGATAGCAGTGGGGTGGCTCTGGAAGGTGCTGCCAGGACACACTGTCCGCCTGGAACTCTGTGCCCAACCTACACTTCAGAAATGAAGAGGATGTACACAATTATCCAGACGTGCCTGAGCTGAAGGATGGGGCAGGAGTTACCGCTGACCTATACCACCAGCCGCGAGAGCCCTAACAGCACACGGAAACCGCCCTAGAGGGACACGATGGCCTCCCTGGAGGAGCAAAAAGGACCAGAAATGATAAGTGGGTATGGACATGTAAAGAATTttttgttacagaaaaaaatcctctttaaaagataactgagtttttaactttttaattcattgaaaagcgagcacaggggtgcctgggtggcgcagtcggttaagcgtccgacttcagccaggtcacgatctcgcggtccgtgagttcgagccccgcgtcaggctctgggctgatggctcggagcccggagcctgtttccgattctgtgtctccctctctctctgcccctcccccgttcatgctctgtctctctctgtcccaaaaataaataaaaaacgttgataAAAGCGAGCACACACACggcaaagaggggcagagggaaagtgagagagtctcaggcaggctccgtatttggcacagagcctgatgcggggctcagtcacaactgtgagatcgtgacctgagctggaaccaagagtcagatgctcaaccagctgagccacccaggcactcagtAACTGACTTTTTAAACAGAAGGAAATCCTATAAAATGTGATGACATGGGtggacctggaggacattatactCAGAGAAATAAGCCACGTCCTACAGGATCCATCTCATATGagatctcttttttaatttttttttttaatgtttatttagagacagagtcagagcatgagcaggggaggggcagagagagagggagacacagaatccgaagcaggctccaggctctgagctgtcagcgcagagccggacgcggagctcgaattcacggactgtgagatcgtgacctgagccgaagccggatgcgtaaccgactgagccacccaggcgccccatcatatGAGATCTCTAAAATGATAAGACCCacggggagcctggtggctcggttggttgagcgtcctacttcggctcaggtcatgatctcgtggttcgtgagttcgagccccgtgtcagtctctgtgctgacagctcggagcctggagcctgctccaggggctgggggaagggaatggAGAGCTGCTGACAAGTGAGCACGAAGTCTCAGTCCTACAGGGGGGCAAGCTCTGGGGGTCTGCTCTACAGCTCTGACCTGCATTACATGCTATACTGTACATAGGAACGTTTTTAAGAGGGAAGATCTGAAGTGAAATGTTCTTACTGTGGTAACATTTTTAAGTgatacttaaataatttttaaaaagataattgattttttaagttcttgAACTAGTAGCAACGTATTACGTAGTTTGTAACGTACGTAGATCTAAACAAGGGATGGGAAAAGAGAGTATCACTTCTCATACCATATCAGTGTAATTTACTTGAAGTAAATTGTGATCAGTTAAAGATATATACTCTAAATCCTAGAGCAACTactgaaataacaaatataaagagcTAGACCcacaaaggagataaaaacaaTTCAGAAGTAGCCAGAAAAAGACGGACACATGGACAGTTGTACCATGACCTGACTTAATTCCCACCCACCTGTGCAGTGATTTACTTAGAGTGGGCGTTGACATCTCTGGCTACAATTGTGTGTCTAGAAtagttgaggcacagagaaaacaaatggcaaaGTGAGAGAGTTACATGTAACGGCGTCAGTAATCACATCATGTGTTCGCAGTCCAAACACGGCAGTTAAGAAGCAGAGATTGCCGGCTTGGATAAAAAGgaaagacccaactatatgctgcctataagaaacacattttaatgttttttttaatttatttttgagacagacagacagtgtgagcaggggaggggcagagagagaggaagacacagaatcggaagcaggctccaggctctgagctttcagcacagagcccgatgtggggcccgaactcacaaaccgtgagatcgtgacctgagctgaagtaggacgctcaaccgactgagccacccaggcgccccactaagaaacacattttaaatataaagacacaaataagttaAAAGTAAAGGATGGGAAGAGGTATCAACAAGAAAGTAACAGTCACAGGATGGGGTGGCTGTGTGAATGTCAGAGTAGGTTTTGGAACATAGGGAGGATAAAGGTGGTGTCACAGTATCTCAGGAGTGCCTAACAAGCCTAGGCACTTCTGCACCTAATAACAGACTCAGGGCACACGAAGCAGAAACTGATAAAACTGCGGGGAGAACCAGACAAGTTCCGTGTGCTGGTCGGTGATGTCAGCACCCCTCCCTCTGTTACTAACAGAACAGACTGACTGAAAGTGATCAGTGCAAGGGAGCAGAACAGTAGTCAGCCTCTGTGACCTGagggatgtttgtttgttttaatttttttaatgtttatttttgagagagagagagaccgagcacaagagggggaggggcagagtgagagggagacacagaaccgaagcaggcttcaggctctgagctgtcagcacaacgcccgacgcgggactcaaactcacgagctgtgagatcacgacctgaaccgaagttggacatccaaccgacagagccacccaggtgcccctaaaattttttttaatgtttatttttgaaggagagacagaacacgagtggggaggggcagagagagagggagacacagaatcccaagcaagctccaggctctgagccgtcagcacagagcccccagtgtggggctcaaaaccacaaaccgtgagatcatgacctgagccgaagtcagacgccccaccgactgagcccacccaggcgccccagggggaTGTTTATAGAGCACCCCACCTGGAAAGAACTGAATACATACACTTTGTGTAGAGGTGGACACAGAACACTCACTACTGTTGACCTTATTTGGGGCCATAGAACAAGGCCACCAAATGCAAAGGATGAAAGCGATACGAGATACATCGTCTAACTGCGTGGACTCAAGTTAGAAATCCATAGCAGAGGGATCTCCAGAAAACCCCCAAATCTcaagaaaccaaaaacacactCCTATGCAACCCACTGATCACAGAAGAAATCAGTAGATAAGCGAGTGTTTTTCCCAGTGTGAAAGTGACGGTACAGCACCTCAAACGCTAAGGGGCCGCCAGAGCCCTCGTTAGGCAGGTTTACAGTGCTGAGTGACCAGGCTTCAAGTCAGtgacctcagcttcctcctcagaaaactagaaaaataagaacaaataaaatgcaaactaagcaaaagagagaaaataataaacattggtACAGGAATCAGTGGAATAGAAAACAGAAGAACGGTAGAGGAATCAGTGAACCCAAAAGCTGGCTCTCAGAgaagatcagtaaaattgataaacctcaaAGACTGATGGGGGAAAAGCGTGAAGACACAGGTCACCGGAATCCGGGAGGAGATAGGTGACGTCACTGCAGGCTGCAGATTTTGAAGAAGATTGAGGAAGAGTCCTGGGGACTCTTGACGTTTGACGTGTCAGCTGGCCTGGGGCCCAGGGTGTTTGATACCTAGTTCAGTCGTGTTTCTGGGCAGGATTGATGGTGGGTGGGTACACTGGGtgggggccggcggggggggtGGTAATCCCTCCTGGGAGGCCTGAATGGAGCAGGCAGGCCCGGAGGGACACCTGCTGCCTCTAGTGGGAACATCGTCCTGTCCTGCCTTTGGACTCGGACCAtcagttctgtgtctccagcGTGCCAGAGGCACACCCcggacttctcagcctctgtcAACACATGAGCCAGTTTCTTCTAAGAAATCTCTTTTTAGCTTATACATGTATGTCCTGTTGattgtttctctagagaactcagagagagagaactcatatacatatgtgtgggtgtgtatatgaAAGAGACCAGGAGAATGGTTCATCCCAGGAATGAGAAGCCGGTTTAAGACTCCAAAGTCAGTCCGTGATACTCATCATGTTaacaaaccaaaaaggaaaaaccatcatctccatagatacagaaaaggcatctgacaaaaCCCAACATCCATTCCTGATCAAAAGGCTTGTTAgcaaactagaaatggaagggaacGTCCTTTACCTACAAAAAACCCACACGGTGAGAGACAAAATGCACTTTTCCCATGAGGATCAAGACACGTCCACTCCTGCCACTAACATTCGACACTACAGGAGGTCGTAGACCAGCACTgcagcaagaaaaatgaaaaccacccGTACTGTGTGTAAAATCTGATGGACTCTGAAAAGAAGCTAGTGGAATTAGTAAGTGAGTAGCAAACTTGCAAGATACAAGgtcagtatacaaaaataaattgtgtgtgtgtgtgtgtatacacactagCAGTAAACACCCAGAATCAAAGTTTTAATACTATATAAGGTAGCATCCAAATGTTCTTAAACATTGGAGGTAAATGTGGCAAAAGATGTGCAAGACTGTACCCCTGGAGTCCCCAcaacactgatgagagaaactGTTCATGTATCAGAAAACCCAAACCGACCTCCAGACTCTGTGCCAGTCAGGTCCAAATCTCACCGGACATTTTTGTGGAAACTGACAAGCCAACTCCAAAGTctgtatggaaatgcaaaaggccTAGAATTTTCagaacaactttgaaaaagaacacaaactcGGAGAACTCACCCTGCCTGATCTGGAGACTTGTTACAAAGTTCCAACAATTGATACAGTGTGCCACTGGCATCAAGATAAACAAATGTATCCGTGGAACAGAATGGAATGCCTGGAAATAGACCGGGAATTTGGACAATTGACTTTGTACAGATGTGCAAAGGTGGTCAAAGTAGGGAAAGGATAACCTTTAACAAAAGGTGCTATGACAGTCGGTGTCTGTGTACAGAGGTATGATACCTCACAGCCTGCACAGAGATTAACTCAAAACAGATCGTAGCCCTAAATATAAAGCCTACCTTTAACAAAAGGTGCTATGACAGTCGGTGTCTGTGTACAGAGGTATGATACCTCACAGCCTGCACAGAGATTAACTCAAAACAGATCGTAGCCCTAAATATAaagcctgaaaccataaaatttctagaaaagcacgtaatagaaaatcttaatatatttaggtaAGATAAAGAGTTTTTAGATAAGATGCTAAGAATGTgatccataaagaaaaaatactgataaatttGGACTCCGATGAAGTAAATTTCGCTGTTCAAAAGACCTGgttaaagacaatgaaaagacagaTGACAAGActgaaaatctttgcaaatcacatatctgaggAAAGACGTATTGAGAACGGAGAAGTGTGTACACTCAGTAATTGAAGAAATGCTCAATTGAAAACAGCTACAAAGTGCCCAGCCAGCTTGTCGCCAGAGCATGAGGCTCTTAAAACTGAACCAAAGACGTGAACACATACTTCACCAAAGAATATACAGATCTTACTCCGCTGACAGTGGAGTCACGTCTTGTTAAACTCAGCGTAGGTTGAAAATACCGTAAGTTGACGGTGCAAacacctaacctaccaaacatcacagcttagcctaGCTTTCCTCAGACGCGCTCATAACAGTGGGGTGGAATCCGCTAAAAGCCTGTTGATGATACAGTGAACACCTCGTGTAACGTACTGAGTGCTACACTCTCAGTGACAAACAGTGGCTGTCTGGGTACAGGATGGTTGTTGACCTCGTGATCGTGGGCTGACCAGGGGCTGAGGCCGCCGCCCAGCAACACAGGAGGATCGCACCACACATACcgctagcccaggaaaagatccaaattcaaaactcCGAGTACAGTTTTTACAGAACGTGTACCACTTTCACACCATCACAAGACAAACCACTGTCAGGGACTGTCTGTATGCAAATGATAAGTCATGAAAAGATAACGTTAGTCCCTAGGGAGCACAGGTTATAAAACACAGTGAACTCTGCTACTACACCCATATTGAAATGGCGAAAATGGAATTAACGGGACCGACCACGCTAAGGGTCGTGCGCGAGTGCAACAGCTGGAGCCCGGCACGGGCCGGTGGGGATGCAGAGTGGCATGGCCGCTTTCGAAGAGAATTCCTGAAGAAAGCTAGGCCTGCACTTGCCATACGGTCCCAGCGCTTCACTTGTGGCGCTGGCCCCGGCGACGCACGTGCGAAGGGTGACGCACAAGCGTTGACAGCGGCGCTGTCAGTCATGGCCAACGCGGGACCAGCCCAGCGTCCGTTCCCGTGCAAGTGGGTAGAGGAGTTGCGTGACGTTCTCCTGGCGCAGTGGTTCTCAGCAGTGAGAGGGGTGGCACAGGTGGGCCTCAGGACGGTTCGTCACACTGGAGAGATGTCAAAAAGTGCATGATTGAGGCTTCCGCGTACAAAGCATTCTAGGAACTGTAAGCGCTCTGTTGACAGCGGGGGACGTTTTATGAGCCCAGGAGTGTTTGTCGAATTGTGATAGTGTCGTGTGTACGTGTGACACAACTTGTCCGTACTTGTCATGCCACTTTAGAGGCATACACCGCATGGGAAGGTAAATTGCTGTGTCCTTCTGGACAAAAATTTGGCAACGTGTGTATAATTTCTAAGtgaaacttttactttttaaatttttttagtgtttgcattttgagagagagtgagcgagcaaacgtgagtgggggaggggcagagagagagagggagacagaatccgaagtaggctccaggctgtgagctgtcagcacagagcccggtgtggggcttgaacccacgtgctgcgagatcatgacctgagctgaagtcaggcacttcactgactcagccacccaggcgcccctaaatgaaaTTTTTAGTAACAATTTTCCTTGCAGGATTTGTCCTAGGAAAGTGATCCTGTGATGCAGTCCTGTGATCAATGTGCCAAGCTGTGTGTTACAGCATTGTATGTAACGGGGGAAATTTGAAAACCAGTTCCCTCGGTCCAGGACAAACTCAGTTTATGTTTCAATTCACCCAGAACCGGTTCTCCTATAGGATTTGGAACACCACTGGTAGAGAAGCACCGCCAGCCGTTGGTGGTGCCTGAGAGGCGCGTGATGCTCAGAGTGAGTTCTAACCTGAGCTGTCCTTGGGAGGGCTTGTTTACATTGTAGAGAAAAGGGTTTTGCCTGAGGGGCTCCACGGGAGCAAGGGACCCCAGGACTTGCCTTCAGCCGCTGCGGGATCTCCCTGGTAGGTGAGCAGGTGCAGCGGggaggatgcagaaaaaaaatacaccttaGTCAGATACGTGTAACCCTTTGTTCTGGAGTCGCCATCACAGGATTTAGtctgttatgtttatttttgtaaggggatttaaaaaaaaacatacgcCTTTTTGGCAGCTTTTTTATCAGATGCcgtgtatttttattatgttttgaaacTACGTGACCTGTGATCCACGCAAAGAcctgttaaataaatgaaacaagtaGAATGGGGGATCcgggcaaaaagcaaaaaaaagaaatgaaaaaagaaaaaaaaaagtaggtggtCAGCAAGTGCTCACGTTCACTCTTCAAAGCTGTGTAAACAAACACGAGGGGTTTTTTAAGGCCGTTTTTCTGCGTGATTATTTCTAGAATCGGAAACCCACGAAGGACCAAAGTAAGCACGCAGCAAAGGAGAGGCAAGCTGGTGCCCAGGACGCACCGGGGCTGGCAGCCTTTGCCGGAAAGCCAGGTAACCTGGGTGTGTATCGCGAGGGGCTGCCTGCGGGCCGACCCCTGGCGCGGCCCGCTCCTGCAGAAGCGAGACGGGTCGGGAGGTGTGTGCGGTCTGACCGCAGCCAGAACAATGAACGCTTGTGTCCACTGGAGACTGGGGACGTGAGGTTTCAGGTTAGGTCCTCGACCTGAGATGTGATGATGGGCCACTTTCGTTGACCTTTTCCAGAGTGTGTCTCCCAACGTGCTAGGTGACGCTGCACGtgtaaagcagaaaaatgaattaagtgGCCGGTGGTCTTGCCCTCGGCTAAGCTGATTTTCCCAACTCTGCCTGACCGAGTTGAGGCTGTTAGAAAGAGCGCCTCAGCAGTGGGCTCTGAGGAGCCCCCCCGCCTGACTGGCAGTGTCCCGGCTGTCGTGGTGGCCCGTACTGACCCGTGCTCCGGCTGTGCCTAACACCATTTCTCCACTCTGAATCCAGTAAATGAAGCCCAGATCCCCAAGGcgagagaaaaggaatttttcAATCCCGTGCTCAATGAAAACCAGAAGTTAGCGGTTCGAAGAATTCTCAGTGGCGACTGCCGCCCGCTGCCGTACATTCTGTTTGGGCCTCCTGGAACCGGGAAGACAGTGACAATAATAGAGGCTGTTTTACAGGTAACCACAGGTGGTGACACGGCCACCAGTAAACTCGGCTCTACACTGGGCCTTCACGTCCTTGGGAAGTGCCGGCTCCTGCAGAGTCAGAAAGGGGGACGGGCTCAAAAACCCGTTACTTCACGTTTAGCTGAGTCTGTTCTGTATTGTTTATGGGAGCATGTAGGGTTTTCAAAGCTTATTTCATCAGTTTAGAAAGGACTCTGTTGCAcgcatatgtgaaatttaaggtacaaaaacagatgaacggaagggaagggaagcgaatataatataaaaacagggagagactcttaaacacagagaaaaaacggggttgctggaggggttgtgggaggggggatgggccaaatgggctAGGGGCATTAAGAAGAaaacttgctgggatgagcactgggtgttatacgtaggggatgaGCCTCTGGagtctgctcctgaaatcattattgcactgtatgctaacttggatgtaaacaaATAGgtaagtaagcaaataaataaaacaaaatttaaaaaataaagtgtagcCTATCATTCCAGGCACTTAAAGATGGAAATTGTTCAGGTGGaaataatgagtaaataaacatacGTATATGGAATGTAGAAAGGACTCTATTCTTAGAACGGTCAGTTGCTctggggtgcccagctggctcggTCAGgggagcatacgactcttggtgTTGGAGGTTGTGGGATGTCTGAGCCCCATggtgggggtagagattactttaaaaaaaagaatcatcattGACTCATCACATCATGAAATTTTGCTGCAGAAAATAAGTTCCCGTTACAGTAGCTCGGCCACCGTACTGCAGAAGTTTCTGgtatttccattatttaaaagttGAATTGGTGGAGATCGCGTGTAGTATTTTTGTGTCATTCGGGATTCAGATCAGCAGGTGTGTGCTGAGTGTCCAGCTGGCACCGTACCGCGAGCCGTGCACACGAGAATAATCTGACACTGTGTCTTCCTTGGGAGGGTAGCCTGGGGTCTGGGAGGACAGAGAACTCCCTCGCCTGCCCTCGTGTCTTGCTGGCACGTGCACCCGATGGGAAGAATCATCCCTGCGTGAGTCTGAGCCCACACAGCCCACACGGCCAAACCCGCGTAGTGAGCTCGCGCACGTTGGCGTCAGCCTCCCGACCCGTGTCCGTACTTGGCAGGTTGACATTTACCACCTCTGTTTCTCCTGTGTCCTGGTTAAAGGTGCACCACGCTCTGCCGGACAGTCGCATATTGGTGTGTGCGCCCTCCAACAGTGCAGCCGACCTCGTGTGTCTGCGACTGCATGAGAGCCAGGTGCTGCGGCCGGGCGCCATGGTGCGGGTGAATGCCACCTGCAGGTTTGAGGAGGTGAGCCGTCCCCGCCTGCTGCCATGGAGGCCCTCCCACCCGCACCCAACTCGAAGTCCTTTCTCCTGCTGCTTCTGCGAGATGAGCATTTGCAGCTTATTAAATAGCAGCACTTCTGCTGTCCCTTTGGGAAAATTAGAAATTCCTGGTTTGCTTaacaaaagaaactgaatctAGAAAACGTACGCACTTGTTTTGGGGAAGGATCTCCAGGATGTTGTGTTATATTCATGGCTCCAGAGTCTGTAGAACATGGACTAAGTtggtatgaaaatataaaatatttgatttaagaaaacaatcttcaGTCATTTACTTAGTTTTAATTAAGAAGTGGGACTAGGACAACATCATCTTTTAGAATTGTTTTCAGCTCTGTGACTATGTCCAATTGAAAGAAACACTTAACTCTCTGGAAAGTAAACTgacccccccctcctccctccagacgATCGTTGATGCTATCAAAGCGTATTGCAAAGATGGAGAAGACATCTGGAAGGCCTCGCGCTTCAGGATAATAATCACAACGTGCAGCAGTGCGGGGCTCTTTTACCAAATAGGAGTGAGGTAGGCACTAGGCACGGCCGGGGTCTCTGGCCTCCCAGAGCTTCTGTCTGAGGGGAGGCTGGCCATACGGGGGGTGCCTGCTGGGCGGGGGCGCAGGGAAGCCACACTCGTGCCGAGACCCCAGCGACGAGAGGGGCCCAAGGCTGTCCCGAGGGGGGAAAGGATAAGGAAGGAGCCTGTGgcagctggggctgcaggaggCTTGCAGGTAAAAAGGAACAGTACCGACTGATGAAAGTAACTttcagtaggggcgcctgggtggctcagtcggttaagcgtccgactcttgatttcggctcatgtcatgatctcacggtccgtgagttcgagccccacttcgggctctgggactctgtactgacagctcggagcccggagcctgcttcggattctaggtctccctctctctgctcttcccccgctcacactctgtctctctctcaaaaataaagattaaaaaaaaattttaagtaactttaAATAACTGAGGAACGCAATTGAAAACTTAAGTGC
This genomic window contains:
- the LOC122240503 gene encoding small nuclear ribonucleoprotein G-like; the protein is MDKKLSLRLNGGRHVQGILRGFSPFMNLGKDGRVEMVTSGRQNDIGMVVIPGNCVILLEALE